One genomic window of Acomys russatus chromosome 29, mAcoRus1.1, whole genome shotgun sequence includes the following:
- the LOC127211536 gene encoding 40S ribosomal protein S15a-like, translated as MVRMNVLADALKSINNAEKRGKRQVLIRPCSKVIVRFLTVMMKQGYIGDFEIIDDHRARKIVVNLTGRLNKCGVISPRFDVQLKDLEKWQNNLLPSRQFGFIVLTTSAGIMDHEEARRKHTGGKILGFFF; from the coding sequence ATGGTGCGCATGAACGTCCTGGCAGATGCTCTCAAGAGCATCAATAATGCCGAGAAGAGAGGCAAACGGCAGGTGCTCATCAGGCCTTGCTCCAAAGTCATCGTCCGCTTCCTGACTGTGATGATGAAGCAAGGCTACATCGGTGACTTTGAGATCATTGATGACCACAGAGCTCGGAAAATTGTTGTGAACCTCACAGGCAGGCTGAACAAGTGTGGAGTGATCAGCCCTAGATTTGATGTGCAACTTAAGGACCTAGAAAAATGGCAGAACAATCTGCTCCCGTCCCGTCAGTTTGGCTTCATTGTACTGACAACCTCAGCCGGCATCATGGACCATGAAGAAGCAAGACGAaaacacacaggagggaaaatcctgggattctttttctag